One Halovivax ruber XH-70 genomic region harbors:
- a CDS encoding HD domain-containing protein, with translation MTDQTSEGYRTYDPDASHAFPDGPVNSILEFIADDTEIQTFLEAQNVNAVDRMRYNDHGPKHIEIVRNRALCLYDLLKASSVPFNGARQQGLAESDEAVIIALAATLHDVGHVVHRDRHPFYSVPLASDVLDRILPEFYDTVDAVRVKGEVLHAILCHHTPVDPLTLEAGVIRVADALDMERGRSRIPYEQGGRGINTLSSQAISRVSLHEGDSSPVMVEIAMTNAAGVYQVDNLLKAKLERSMLEDHVRIVAVNTNENREQLVERIEL, from the coding sequence ATGACCGATCAGACGAGCGAAGGGTACCGAACCTACGATCCCGACGCTTCCCACGCCTTTCCCGACGGCCCTGTCAACTCGATTCTCGAGTTTATCGCCGACGACACCGAGATCCAGACGTTTCTCGAGGCCCAGAACGTCAACGCAGTCGATCGGATGCGATACAACGATCACGGGCCAAAACACATCGAAATCGTTCGTAACCGGGCGTTGTGTCTGTACGATTTGCTTAAAGCCAGCTCAGTCCCCTTCAATGGGGCACGTCAACAGGGCCTCGCCGAATCCGACGAGGCCGTGATCATCGCCCTTGCGGCCACGTTGCACGACGTCGGGCACGTCGTCCACCGGGATCGCCACCCATTCTACTCGGTTCCGCTCGCCTCGGACGTCCTCGATCGAATCCTCCCCGAGTTCTACGACACCGTCGACGCCGTCAGGGTAAAGGGCGAAGTCCTGCACGCGATCCTCTGTCACCACACCCCTGTCGATCCGTTGACGCTCGAAGCCGGTGTCATCCGTGTCGCGGATGCACTCGACATGGAACGCGGGCGCTCGCGCATCCCGTACGAGCAGGGCGGCCGCGGAATCAACACGCTCTCGAGTCAGGCGATCAGTCGTGTCTCACTTCACGAGGGCGATTCGAGCCCAGTTATGGTCGAGATCGCGATGACGAACGCCGCCGGCGTCTATCAGGTCGACAACCTCCTGAAGGCCAAACTCGAGCGGTCGATGCTCGAAGACCACGTCCGAATCGTCGCGGTCAACACCAACGAGAACCGCGAACAACTGGTCGAACGAATCGAACTCTGA
- a CDS encoding XapX domain-containing protein produces MTTQLAVFALATGVLTGGLFRMLSIPIPAPPELPGLLGIVGIFLGYKLVEALGIGIDLVEALGF; encoded by the coding sequence ATGACGACACAACTCGCCGTCTTCGCACTGGCAACGGGTGTGCTCACTGGTGGACTGTTTCGTATGCTTTCGATTCCGATCCCCGCGCCGCCGGAATTACCCGGCCTCCTCGGGATCGTTGGCATCTTTCTCGGGTACAAACTCGTCGAGGCACTCGGGATCGGGATCGATCTCGTCGAGGCACTCGGCTTCTAA